The following nucleotide sequence is from Vitis vinifera cultivar Pinot Noir 40024 chromosome 14, ASM3070453v1.
gaacaatttctaaaacttgttctcaaaaactatttttcaaaattattttctaaaacagttatcaaacatgagaagaaaatgaagataagGGATTTCACGGATgagtataattttaaaaaaatcttaagttgtgtttgtttggaaattttagttttaattttttatggatgagtacaatattatttttctatgtttagaaacaaaatattgGAAGTATCCAAGCAGATTAACTCGGTACAAAGTAACTACCttactttataaaaataaggaatttgcaagaaaaaggaaagtggATTTGTTACTTTTGTTTCCTCCtttatttttgcaaataaaTATAACTGAATATgcataatttatcaaattattaaaaaagtcacattaaaattttaaaagaatttttcttatttcacaTATTGATTGACATAATAATAAACCTATATTTATGATAAACAAATTGCTCCAATTATAATGAAACActtgtaaataatattaaaaatatcaataaatagcTTTTGTAATgtttctcaaatttaaaaaattattttaatttactttaagataaaattaatatttttagcaATCTTCTTAGCTTTAAAATTAGTCGCATCAATATCATATTCAACTTCTCAAACTTGGACTTTACCTTTTAACATGAGTTTATTATACTTCTGGTTTGAGAGAAAGGTTAgagaaagccaaaaaaaaaaaatatggtcatGGTAAGGAAGGGCTCAAAACAACCTAGATTCAACCTCCCAAATATTTATAGATACATGGTTGTGCAGAATAacgatattattttatttctaagggttatttgattaaaatggtcattgaaaatccaattttggaaatctaaccctccatttttattttattttgaaattagtaATCCTTCTTAAAATCAAAagagttttagaaatttgagcaatattaaaaattgttatttattttagatttccTATGATATATAAAACtcctaatttaattattaattggaataaaatttgattttccttcTTAGTTTTTATCTATTCCAAATATGGTTTAAAGAATAGAAGTggtaaaaaaaaggaaagcaaaacgTGTGAgattcaaatttgaaaacttaaaaaatataagactaaattaggaaattatatttatatataatatgttgAAGGGAGACCGAATAAGTGTGAAGGGGTGATGATGTCTGCCCTCAAAGTGAGAAATCCAAAGCGTAAGAACGTAGAAGAAAGCCAGATGGATGAAATCGAAATCAGGCCATGGTCAGATCTTCCTCAAGACTTAATAGTCTCGATAATGGAACGACTCTATGTAGCGGAGGATTGGCATCTACAACCTAATCGTGGGATTAAAGCCATTGATAAGTTGCCATGGACAATGGAATATAAATGGCGGAAcccaaaatcaatttctttctGGAGTGTTTGCAAGCTCTACGAACCGCTTCATCATAACAGAAGACTTTCTTATATGGTAGAAAAGGGAAGAATGAGAGGGAGGAAAAACTTCGCGAAAGCTGAGGTACGTGCTTCCAGATACAGTTGGGTCCTTTTCTACAAGGATGACTACTGGCAAGGAAAGTTCTTCTTCTTTAACCCTTTTACTAAAGAGGTGATATTTCTTCCTTGCTTTGAGTCACCTGTGTCTGAATTCGCCACATTCTCTTTGGCTCCAACTTCTCCCCACTGTTTTGTGTTTGTTCCATATGAACGCAATTACGATGAAATTTCAATAAACATATACAGCCATGCGAATAAAACATGGAAGACCCATGACTTAGTGGCTAATGATCATCCTCTTGGCACCCTGAAAGCTGTAGGCTACATGGAAGGAACTTTCTACTGTCACTTTAGTAGCTTCCATCTTGCGGCCTTCAACATTGCTGACCAAGAACTCAGTCTTGTGATTTTAACTTGTCCAGCGATGGATCATCTTGATGATTCTTTGTTTAACTACTTTTCTCAAAGTTACTTGCTTGAATGTGAGGGAGATTTGTTACTCGTATATTTATTCGAAAGCTTGTCGTGCTGGCATCAGTTGTATGTATTGAAGTTGGATTGGTCGAGGAATGAATGGGTGCGTGTGAGTAGGCTGGGGGGGCGTGCGATGTTTCTGGGTGAGACCTCGTTCTGCGTATCAGCAGGGGGAGAGACAGAGATAATAGCAAACAGGATCTACTACCACCACGATGGTGTTCCAGAGTTTCAAACCCTGGATTTATGTAGCTTTGATGAATATGACTCTCGAGACCATGATTATTTAACTTGgcagaaggaaaagaaaagagaagcgGGGAATGCCAAGATTTATGGCTATTGTAGGAAAAGCCTAAAGACCATATGGATTCAACCTCCTCAAGACTCGTAGTcatatttgttcatttttaaaCATGTCTATGCTTttgtataaaaatgatttagGAGGACATTACGAATTCATGTTTGTAGTATTTAatgcttattatttaataacttaagttgagtttaagttgttaacttaaaacttattatttaatttatattttaagtattaaagttgtttgataaaatttattttaaatcatcaaattgatatatttatcttcataaattataattagggtaagAATGTCGAGTAATATTGGAGGTCGTGGGACATCAACAAAAGAAATAATGGAGGTAATTAGAGCAAATAGggataaaaaatgtaaaacgaaaatataaatttaagtatacgttaattatttttatttaaaattatttttgaatttaaatcatatcattaagttattttatacaatttacttaatgacttaaattaagttattaagtcacgtTTACCAAAGACCCACTTAACTTCTTCTTAATTTCTAGAAATTATATACTTATTTATAATGTAAAAGTTATGGATATATTATCTatgtttctaattattttttgaaatactctataaaactatcaaaaaaatatttgaaaattacatttttatgacaaaattatgaaataggtttttcaagttaaaattttatttttataaacagtTTGTAAAgttttagagtttgtttggtaactatttttcaaaacaatttcttattctctaaaaaaaaataataataagaaaaaacatttaagaactagaaaatagaaaacagttttctctaaaaaaacttgattttttagagaacatattttagttattttcaattttttaaaattgttttaaaaaataattatataaatatatatttaaaaaaaattcttgggaATAATAGGAATACAAAGGAagtaagtattaaaaattaattttacaatatGAAGGGATATAATACAAACCAttgctatttatttataattaataattaaattgttGATATTCTACACCCTagaattatcataataaatatccgtttaaagaatttaaatgaaatagtgataAAACCAAAACTAAGTTAATTacctaattataaaaaatataaataatttaaagaatagTAAAAGATAATcttgtattattataatatattacaatattatctattattataatagataatattttatttatttataaatattatttattaattaatattatattttaatttatgtcgttttatgtattattttaattaattttaagttatttataaaCTATTTAAAGCaaataatttatcatcaaactactctctttttttaatattgaatatgtatatatttaactcctaaatttaatttaaattatttcattattaaaaaataattcactcGTTAATTACCTTTACAATAACAAACATTATCTCTTTCCATATTACCTTTACAATAACAAACATTATCTCTTTCCATGTTAGGGTTTCACCCATGTGacttgttaatttaatttttcgaataattattaataataaataaaatgagaattCAAAATCCGAAGTATCATTTTATTTGGAATGATAAAGAGATATGATATCAGTTAttagaaattaatatttaaaattaacaattgaaattaatttaattttaagtgatattaaaaatatcattccTAGCTAGGAAATGATAGGAATATTACTTTTACtatatgaatatattatttattaaaaattaatttttaaaaattaaattattgatattctACATTTagaattatcataataaatttcaatttaaatcattaaataaaatcGTGATACAACTAAAtgtttaaatgattaaaaaacaaatatatgataAGATAAGTATAAAACTTAAGttaattacttaattataaaaaaatttaaataatttaaaaaatataaaagattatcttatattattatattatattataatatatttcatttatctatttatcaatattatttattaattaatattatatttttaatttatgtgtactgctttaattaattttaaagtatttagaaattatttaaagataataATTTATCATTGATATTAGCAAATCGTCATGTATAAACAACACACCTACTAAACTTGTGAgcttttatcaaatataatgataaaaaaattattattccaataaaaatctttttcaaacattaattaatatttatgttaaagttattataatgaaatttgagttaaaaaaatttatttgaaacaataGTGATAGAAAATttggataaatataaaaaataaatttatatgtaaCTTCCAATATAATAatgtcaaaaaaacaaaaacttttaaaacatcaaattattgatattttgaagtagaaatattaaaagttaacATAAATTcagataattataataataaattcatacaattaaaataaaataaaataaaacgctttttaaaatattaaattattgatattttgaaGTTATCTCTAAGTTGGGGAGAAAAAAGGAGGCTGGCAAATCTATGATTAAACATATAAGATGCTAAAACTGTGGAGGAGGTGCAATCCAGATTGTTTTTAGCCCTTGCGTACAAGGATGATAGCAAATCTTGCACTTCTCTCTATGTTCTTCGAGAAGCCCAAAGGGATAATCCGAGGGCGACAGAAAGAATTTAGGGGTGCCACGGGAGTAATGGTGGACCCTATTTGCTACCATCTCTGTTTCTCCTTCACTTGAAATCCAAAACGACGTTTTACCAAGAAATATCGCCCCACCTCTCAACCTTCCCTTATTGCGCCATGCCTTGCGCTTCCAATCCAGCTTGTACAGAAGAAACCATTCGTCATCATACTCACCAGGATATAGGGAATAGCGATCTTTGGCTGCATATGCCAATAACAACTCTCCTTCACCTTCCAGCAAGTAATTCGGATTACTGAAGCAAAACaaagtacaatcatcaatagCATAGTCGTTTTCATAGGTTGGAGAAGATCTAATTCTTGTAATACTCCATTTTTGAGTGGCAGTGTTGAAAGATGTCATCCGGTAGAAACATCCGAAATGACAGTAAAAACTTCCTCCCATGTAGGCCACGGATTCCACGGAGTCGAAAAACTCAGGTACACGAAATATACTGCCGTTCCATGTCCGATCATCCCCACAGGGGCGGCATATGCTTATGGAGATTTTACCCGACTCGGGTGGATGCGTCACAAACACAACGCAATCAGGGAAAGTAGGGGCGGAGGAGAATGTGGCAACTTCAAACCCAGGTGACTCCAGGTGAGGAAGGGATATCACCGCTTTAGTAAATGGactaaagaaaaagaagagcaAACTCCCTTTTCCTTCCTCTTTGGAGAAAAGCACCCAACCGTCTCTGGACGCACAAGCCTCCGCATCCACGAAGTTGCTCCTCCCTTCCATCATCCCGTTTTCTACAATGTAAGATCGGGATGCGCTGCTGCCTTGATGGAGATCAGGCTCACGTAGCTTGCAAATACTCGATGTACGGTTTGAATCCGTTGTCTTCTTCCACATGTATTCCATTGTCCATGGCAGTTTCGGAATGGGAAAGAGCCCTTGAATGAGTCGTACCTGTTGTCACCTCGCGTATCcgatggtccacgttgctgctagatggatggacacgcgattctcaacacacaaggggttcttgattcagcggttgcacctgcaaaaaggcatccggacagggtgtccggacacaccctccgatggttttgttagccatggtcagagaaagatatataaatcagttggcctttttttaggtatcaagaggttaccaggaagatccctttcttcttcgtgtgaaggcatatatatacagcttcagggatACTGCCCctttcattaatggtgaggagatattttatgttgtgatgatgataataggtgtcagtaggagcactatcatcctacgaatggctgtcagagaccatggtaggtgatgcggctgtcagagatcgtgggaagtgacttgctgtcacttcctcttgtcttctcactctgcaggtgatgggatgtgggccatggctgcttgttgtgattgcgtgtaagactcgctttactttaattgaccatccagacgatttatatccggatggctcatgctgattatccggatgtgttgtggagactatccggatgtctacactctgccagcgtcgtttgctcttccttggataggagaagctgaaacgtcgtttgcctctTCTTGAGggggtccggataggataactgcaccatgcatatctttaggggaattcggataatgatggtccggctgataatacgtgccacgcgtcaccatgagctgcgtgccacgtgtttcccaaggggaggggtccctacagtaCCGGCAGCCGCCAACCCTTGCAAACGGCGCGAAACCGAATCCGATCGCAGATGTGGAGGAGGCGTTTGAATACCATCACTAGTATCTCATCAGGGAGATTCGACCATGGCCTGAGCAGGGAAGCCATGAGTGCAATTGATAGGGTTTCTTCTTCAGCCCTAGTTTTATACATAGTAGTAGTGTGAGGGCAAGGGATTGTTTCCAATAATGTACTTGACGTGCGGAACAAGCAAGAATGATCCGTGACAATAGGAATCCTTCTTCCCACtccataaaattataatttatgataacGATATTCCATATTtagttccaaattttattttattttatatatatttatcctttttaataaTTCCTATAAATCTTATAAAAGTTATCCTTAAAATTTCTAAGTGGGCATGCATGTTTTTACTTGTACAATTTAAAGTAATAGGAATATAAAGAGAATGAAcaagagaaattattatttatatcttgtctataaaaaataataatattaataacaagGGAAGGCAAaaggtttattttaaaaaataataaaaataaaatataacaagagaagtttattctaattgaaataagttttatttttgaattttgagttACATTATAATATCAACTTGAATTTCCAACTACATTACATTCGATATTAACTTTCTTGAACGGttgagatataaaaaaaaaaggaaatacaagaaaatataaaaattgaattttttttatttttttttgtattttttatggtaaaccataaatgaaaataatcatttttattattatttaattcatttttcttaccctatatttggtttttaaaaattttgaaggagaattcaaatgaaagaaaataaaaatgaataataaaaagaaaaataaaataaaacatatatttaaagttaataactATTTCTAGGTAGagcttcaaactcatttcacttatttttttatttttatataaagctCAAGTAATATGTACAcaaacttttaattaattttaattatatttgattttttttttattttttataataaatcaaatattagaaaaaaaaattcttaaaaatgaattcgaaaaaactcttaaaaataatttagtaactttaatttattttttatttttatgtacttttcctttttttatttgaaaattttgaaaaacactttcaaatttttgaaaaatcatttatagtatttttttttttttggaaaaatatttgtAGATGATTCTTTGacagatattttttaaaaatatttttatttaaaacactTTGGAGTACAAATACTATcaaattcaattaaataaaataattattgtcACTGTAAttacttacaaaacaaaatcaaaaaacTCAAAACGCAGCGTTTTTGTTTCCCACTAAAGCAAAAAGACTATGACTACCACTAACATTCCTCCGAATACCCGCTCACATTATCCACTCCCTTCTCTACCAGACATGAACTCAATCTCCACTCTCTCTAATGGCCATTCTTCACTTGTCTCTCTCTCCACGCCCCTTAAAACctccccaaaacccaaaccccacCACCCCAAAACCCAGAATCCTCTGCAATTCCTCCAAGAGAGACTTCATACTCAACACTGCTTCCCTCTGTGCATTTTCTTTGTCAGCACACTACCCAGTTGCCATAGCCTTTGCTGATACTTCCCCATCTTCAAAATCCATACTGTCTGCCATAGCAAACACCAAAACTTGGTTTCAGTTCTTTGGTGATGGGTTCTCCATCCGGGTTCCACCTGAGTTTGAGGACATTATGGAGCCTGAGGTGAAAATGGTTTCACACAGTTATTCTTCTACATTCTGTGATTGACTAAAGAATTGTTTGGTAGAACTGAAAATTCAACTTTCTGTGATTACAATAGCATGAAATTTCCAGTATTGAACACTGAATTGTGATATCAAAAAGTCCCTGTTTGactgttttaattttttatgtttctaggATTTCAATGCTGGATTGTCTCTTTATGGAGATAAGGCAAAGCCCAGGACATTTGCAGCTAGGTTTGCATCTTCGGATGGGTATGCAATCAGATGTCGAGTTCCTTTGATTTTGtgtttatattttaatcaaatggaagaaatttttgagaattttggcTATACAAGTTGTGCTTTGTTGAATTTCATAccccttatttatttttttatgctaTTTAGTTTCTGAATATGTGAAGTTTCCACAAATTTATAGACATTCATTGTTGTGCATCTTTTCTTTATCACTGAATGTCTTATTGTTTGGTGCAGATCAGAAGTTTTGAGCGTTGTAATTCGGCCTACCAATCAGCTGAAGATCACCTTCTTGGAGGTTTGTGCTTTGACAATAACAGTGCTTATGATATTTTGTTCATTGTTAAATTAATCATAGAGCTCTTTTTACTAGACGAACTGTAAATCAATAATTGTTATTGAATGGTTGTATTTGGGGTTTCTACCATATTTGTTGTCGTGCAATCAGCGATTAGCCTTATATTGCCACTCTTAAATAAGGACGAGCTTAGTTTGTGCCCAATGGTGCTAGAAGATACCACATTGtgacatttcaattttttttctctaattttgtGCAGAACCGATAGTCTTGtgctttttgtttaattatctCTATCAGTGGCAAgcttgaaattttttcttttagaaataaTGTTTCGcatatctaattaaaaaaaattggaattttt
It contains:
- the LOC104881409 gene encoding F-box/kelch-repeat protein At1g57790; translated protein: MSALKVRNPKRKNVEESQMDEIEIRPWSDLPQDLIVSIMERLYVAEDWHLQPNRGIKAIDKLPWTMEYKWRNPKSISFWSVCKLYEPLHHNRRLSYMVEKGRMRGRKNFAKAEVRASRYSWVLFYKDDYWQGKFFFFNPFTKEVIFLPCFESPVSEFATFSLAPTSPHCFVFVPYERNYDEISINIYSHANKTWKTHDLVANDHPLGTLKAVGYMEGTFYCHFSSFHLAAFNIADQELSLVILTCPAMDHLDDSLFNYFSQSYLLECEGDLLLVYLFESLSCWHQLYVLKLDWSRNEWVRVSRLGGRAMFLGETSFCVSAGGETEIIANRIYYHHDGVPEFQTLDLCSFDEYDSRDHDYLTWQKEKKREAGNAKIYGYCRKSLKTIWIQPPQDS
- the LOC104881399 gene encoding F-box/kelch-repeat protein At1g57790, with the protein product MYKTRAEEETLSIALMASLLRPWSNLPDEILVMVFKRLLHICDRIRFRAVCKGWRLPVRLIQGLFPIPKLPWTMEYMWKKTTDSNRTSSICKLREPDLHQGSSASRSYIVENGMMEGRSNFVDAEACASRDGWVLFSKEEGKGSLLFFFFSPFTKAVISLPHLESPGFEVATFSSAPTFPDCVVFVTHPPESGKISISICRPCGDDRTWNGSIFRVPEFFDSVESVAYMGGSFYCHFGCFYRMTSFNTATQKWSITRIRSSPTYENDYAIDDCTLFCFSNPNYLLEGEGELLLAYAAKDRYSLYPGEYDDEWFLLYKLDWKRKAWRNKGRLRGGAIFLGKTSFWISSEGETEMVANRVHHYSRGTPKFFLSPSDYPFGLLEEHREKCKICYHPCTQGLKTIWIAPPPQF
- the LOC100249532 gene encoding uncharacterized protein LOC100249532; the encoded protein is MAILHLSLSPRPLKPPQNPNPTTPKPRILCNSSKRDFILNTASLCAFSLSAHYPVAIAFADTSPSSKSILSAIANTKTWFQFFGDGFSIRVPPEFEDIMEPEDFNAGLSLYGDKAKPRTFAARFASSDGSEVLSVVIRPTNQLKITFLEAKDITDLGSLKEAAKIFVPAAATLYSARTIKIKEDDGFRTYYFYEFGRDEQHLAVVAAVNGGKAFIAGAAAPQFKWDDDGVKLRSAAISLTLL